One region of Elusimicrobiota bacterium genomic DNA includes:
- a CDS encoding acylneuraminate cytidylyltransferase family protein yields the protein MTFLGLIPARGGSKGIPRKNLADLAGRPLLSYTVEAAKGSRRLSRVCVTTDDELIAAEAAKDGAEVIRRPPALAQDRSPMIEAARHALNALKDKGFSPDAVVLLQPTSPLRTRAHIAAACELFVESAAESLLSVNPASQNPCECVRREGGRLKSAVPVPAGARGRQDFPEYFYVNGAIYITRAAMLEERGLFWDDASELYVMDPLDSIDVDGPEHLAMARALVEARRLAPGDRPLMERTP from the coding sequence TTGACGTTCCTGGGTCTTATACCGGCCCGAGGCGGCTCCAAGGGCATCCCCCGCAAGAACCTGGCCGACCTGGCGGGGCGGCCCCTCTTGAGCTACACCGTGGAGGCCGCCAAGGGGTCGCGGCGTCTCTCCCGGGTCTGCGTCACCACGGACGACGAACTCATCGCGGCCGAGGCCGCCAAAGACGGAGCCGAGGTGATACGCCGGCCCCCGGCCTTGGCGCAGGATCGCTCCCCCATGATCGAGGCGGCCAGGCACGCCTTGAACGCATTGAAAGACAAAGGATTCTCGCCGGATGCGGTGGTTCTACTGCAGCCCACGAGCCCGCTGAGGACCCGGGCCCACATCGCCGCGGCCTGCGAGCTTTTTGTTGAGAGCGCAGCCGAGTCGCTTTTGAGCGTCAATCCCGCGAGCCAAAATCCCTGCGAGTGCGTGCGCCGGGAGGGCGGGCGATTGAAGTCCGCCGTTCCCGTTCCCGCGGGCGCGCGCGGCAGGCAGGACTTTCCCGAGTACTTCTACGTCAACGGCGCCATCTACATCACGCGCGCCGCGATGCTGGAGGAGCGGGGTTTGTTCTGGGACGACGCCTCGGAGCTCTACGTCATGGACCCGCTCGACTCTATAGACGTCGACGGTCCCGAACATCTGGCCATGGCCCGGGCCCTTGTCGAAGCGAGGCGTCTGGCTCCGGGAGACCGGCCGCTTATGGAGCGAACACCATGA
- a CDS encoding DegT/DnrJ/EryC1/StrS family aminotransferase: MPGYELFGSEERHAVESLFEANNGVLFAHGFVKQRKGVYKVREFEAALAAVAGSPHCQVVSSGTAALLVALRALGVGPGDEVITSSFTFVATVEAILEAGAVPVLTEVDDTYNMDPEDMRSKITRRTKAVLPVHMAGAPARMDEILKIASDNGLLVLEDAAQAFGGTYKGRFLGTLGDAGVYSFDFAKNITTGEGGAVVCRSREVFERARELHDHGHQYNPSVPRGKDTRRFPGFNFRMTEIQAAIGLAQLRKLEAILGAQRANRDSLLEKLSGLPVQFRVVADAGEIADTVIFAMPSRERALEAVARLSEKGVGTKNLPDAVDWHFAGTWGHLFAGVPSLRNCSGLWPRTRELLERSIALPVNAVFPEAEIRRTAEAVREVLSPTEVAR; the protein is encoded by the coding sequence ATGCCAGGATATGAATTGTTCGGAAGCGAGGAGCGCCACGCGGTGGAGTCCTTGTTCGAGGCCAACAACGGGGTTCTCTTCGCCCATGGATTCGTAAAGCAGCGCAAGGGCGTTTACAAGGTCCGCGAGTTCGAGGCGGCCTTGGCCGCGGTCGCCGGCTCGCCGCATTGCCAGGTGGTGAGTTCGGGAACCGCCGCGCTCCTGGTGGCCTTGCGGGCCCTGGGCGTGGGCCCCGGAGACGAGGTCATCACGTCCTCCTTCACCTTCGTCGCCACGGTCGAGGCCATACTCGAGGCCGGGGCCGTTCCGGTCCTGACCGAGGTGGACGACACCTACAACATGGACCCGGAGGATATGCGCTCCAAGATCACCCGCAGGACCAAGGCGGTGCTTCCGGTGCACATGGCCGGCGCGCCGGCGCGCATGGACGAGATACTCAAGATCGCCTCCGATAACGGCTTGCTGGTTCTCGAGGACGCGGCCCAGGCTTTCGGCGGCACCTATAAGGGGCGCTTTCTGGGGACCTTGGGGGATGCGGGGGTCTACAGCTTCGATTTCGCCAAGAACATCACCACGGGAGAGGGCGGCGCCGTGGTCTGCCGCTCGCGGGAGGTGTTCGAAAGGGCCCGGGAGCTGCACGACCATGGCCATCAATACAACCCGTCCGTTCCCCGGGGCAAGGACACCCGGCGCTTTCCGGGTTTTAATTTCCGCATGACCGAGATACAGGCCGCGATAGGCCTGGCCCAGCTGCGCAAGCTGGAAGCCATCCTTGGCGCCCAGCGCGCCAACCGCGATTCCTTGCTGGAGAAGCTCTCCGGCTTGCCGGTTCAATTCAGGGTGGTGGCGGACGCAGGGGAGATTGCCGACACCGTGATCTTCGCCATGCCGAGCCGAGAGCGGGCCCTGGAGGCGGTCGCGAGGCTTTCCGAGAAAGGGGTGGGAACCAAGAACCTCCCCGACGCAGTGGACTGGCATTTCGCCGGGACCTGGGGGCACCTGTTCGCCGGCGTGCCCTCTCTTCGGAACTGCTCCGGGCTTTGGCCGAGGACCCGGGAGCTTCTCGAGCGCTCCATCGCGCTGCCGGTCAATGCCGTCTTTCCCGAGGCCGAGATCCGGAGAACCGCCGAGGCCGTGCGCGAGGTCCTTTCCCCGACGGAGGTCGCGCGTTGA
- a CDS encoding iron-containing alcohol dehydrogenase: MFRFEVPSRLFFGKDSRLEILPILRDAGLKRLGVVIDEALPAQEAFRAFLEEDIPAASLSITAILRSRSGREPDYGYLDECSQALPKDALDAVLGIGGGSAMDLAKGIAILMTNPGKGIDYRGMDKVASPGLPVVLFPTTAGTGSEATKTASFVDCRGQTKLGINGRHVAAWAGVLDPVLALDCPPGPTMAAGMDALVHCVESFTAMTSSVLARDMAKAAFPRLFNNLERAVSRPKDLDGRQEMMLGAYQAGIAMWNAAGGGPASGISYPLGVRHGVPHGFAGGLLLPHVVRHNVSRGYQGYEPLFDLIEGRPEAPADKSRAFAEAFEGLYRRCGAPRDFGRWGVDSAAVAALVEDTVAQRAANLTHNPVPFGRADVEEILNRACAPRGNYARI; encoded by the coding sequence ATGTTCCGCTTCGAGGTTCCCTCCCGCCTGTTTTTCGGCAAGGATTCGCGTCTGGAGATCCTACCAATCCTGCGCGACGCGGGTTTAAAGCGCCTGGGCGTGGTCATAGATGAGGCCTTGCCCGCCCAGGAGGCTTTCCGGGCCTTCCTTGAGGAAGATATCCCCGCGGCAAGCCTTTCCATAACGGCAATTTTGCGCTCCCGCTCGGGCCGCGAGCCGGACTACGGCTATTTGGACGAATGCTCCCAGGCTTTGCCCAAGGATGCCCTGGACGCCGTCCTGGGGATCGGCGGCGGAAGCGCCATGGACCTGGCCAAGGGGATCGCCATTCTCATGACCAACCCCGGCAAGGGGATTGACTACCGCGGCATGGACAAGGTGGCAAGCCCCGGGCTTCCCGTCGTTCTTTTTCCCACCACGGCGGGCACGGGCAGCGAGGCGACCAAGACCGCCTCCTTCGTGGATTGCCGGGGACAGACCAAGCTCGGAATCAACGGCCGCCACGTGGCGGCTTGGGCCGGGGTGCTCGATCCCGTGCTGGCCTTGGATTGCCCTCCGGGCCCCACCATGGCCGCCGGCATGGACGCCTTGGTGCACTGCGTCGAAAGCTTCACGGCCATGACCTCCTCGGTCCTGGCCCGTGACATGGCCAAGGCCGCGTTCCCGCGTCTCTTCAATAATCTGGAAAGGGCGGTTTCTCGCCCCAAGGACTTAGATGGCCGCCAGGAGATGATGCTGGGCGCTTACCAGGCGGGAATCGCCATGTGGAACGCCGCGGGCGGAGGCCCGGCGAGCGGCATCTCCTACCCACTGGGGGTCCGCCACGGGGTGCCCCATGGATTCGCGGGGGGGCTTCTTCTTCCCCATGTCGTCCGGCACAATGTTTCCCGGGGCTACCAGGGCTACGAGCCTCTCTTCGATCTCATCGAGGGCCGGCCCGAGGCCCCGGCGGACAAATCCCGCGCCTTCGCCGAGGCCTTCGAGGGCCTGTACCGGCGCTGCGGGGCGCCGCGGGATTTCGGGCGCTGGGGCGTTGATTCCGCCGCGGTCGCCGCTTTGGTCGAGGACACCGTGGCCCAGCGCGCCGCCAATTTGACGCACAATCCCGTGCCATTCGGCCGCGCCGACGTGGAGGAGATACTCAACCGCGCCTGCGCCCCCAGAGGAAACTATGCCAGGATATGA
- a CDS encoding PorV/PorQ family protein: MKLALLACLCAAAAARAGDSAPVMPFLFLDSSARPASLGGAYASLAAGPEAMRYNPAGLGFLKRSQAALTHTEHFQGVAHDNACLALADSGAARSGLGFMINSVGFGSLQRTTLSNPRGTGLGTFGIRDWEVAAGYGRLLAEGWPAAGISLKYLREDIDGWSAQAVALDVGTLWDLKPVLSLPITAGMSLQNLGASVKYQSSREPLPGNMKLGASWRPWRAGLVALDLNRAFDGRLTAHAGMELAPTSSAALRFGYNGRNDAGSGLTMGGGLEWGRFAYELALAPFGSLGNAYSLTVSCRLDRPALK; this comes from the coding sequence ATGAAGCTCGCCCTCCTGGCATGTCTTTGCGCCGCCGCCGCCGCGCGGGCCGGCGATTCGGCCCCGGTCATGCCCTTCCTTTTCCTGGACTCATCCGCCCGGCCCGCGTCGCTCGGCGGGGCCTACGCCTCCTTGGCCGCGGGCCCCGAGGCCATGCGCTACAATCCCGCGGGCTTGGGTTTCCTGAAAAGAAGCCAGGCGGCCCTCACCCACACCGAGCATTTCCAGGGCGTGGCCCATGACAACGCCTGCCTGGCCTTGGCGGACTCCGGAGCCGCGCGCTCGGGCCTCGGCTTCATGATCAATAGCGTGGGCTTCGGATCCCTGCAGAGAACGACTTTGTCCAATCCCAGGGGCACCGGCCTCGGGACTTTCGGGATCCGGGACTGGGAGGTCGCTGCCGGCTACGGACGGCTCTTGGCCGAAGGCTGGCCCGCCGCCGGGATATCTCTCAAATATCTGCGCGAGGATATAGACGGCTGGTCCGCCCAAGCCGTGGCGCTCGACGTCGGAACCCTCTGGGATCTCAAGCCAGTCTTGAGCCTTCCGATAACCGCTGGAATGTCGCTGCAGAATCTGGGCGCCAGCGTCAAATATCAATCCAGCCGCGAGCCCTTGCCCGGGAACATGAAGCTCGGGGCCTCTTGGCGGCCCTGGCGGGCCGGCCTCGTCGCCTTGGACCTCAACCGCGCTTTCGACGGCAGGCTCACGGCGCATGCCGGAATGGAGCTGGCCCCGACAAGCTCGGCGGCTCTTCGTTTCGGGTACAACGGGCGCAACGACGCGGGCTCCGGCCTGACCATGGGAGGGGGCCTCGAATGGGGGCGCTTCGCCTACGAGCTCGCCTTGGCCCCGTTCGGAAGCCTCGGCAACGCCTACTCCCTCACCGTGTCCTGCCGCCTTGATCGGCCCGCTCTCAAATAG